Genomic segment of Panicum virgatum strain AP13 chromosome 9N, P.virgatum_v5, whole genome shotgun sequence:
TCCTGCTTGCAAATGGGGGTCAATAGCTCAGTAGCGTGTACTTATCTAGCAACTAGAGGCATCAAGAGTAATGTAAGTACCAATATATCCAAGTCCCCCTTCCAAAATAAGTATTTATATTCCCTGCCCAAACAGGTGAATCTGCAAAATAGCAGTGGGAGaaaactcaaattttgatcAATAATCACAAAGCACCATCACAGGATGATGCATAATTACTGGGCATAATAACCAGATCAAAGAAAAGAGGGGGGACTATTCATGTTACATAAAAAATGCGGAAAAAAAACTCAGCCTGGGGGGGACCCCCAAGCATTGATAAGAGAGGACCTCTCAAGCAGGCTGAGAAaaccccccgaacccctgcTCCACCCTTACACGGGGACGCCGTTACCCGTGTGAGTGCGGGCGGGGACCTTCCTTTCGTGCTTTGGCGTGGCGGCAGGCAAGAGGATTTTTTTAAccccagcctgaaattcgctcccactaggagtcgaacccaggacctgcgTAGTGCTACTAaggccacctaaccaatccGGCTAGGCAAGAAGGAAATATATAACCTCCttggctcctatcaatcaacaCTTATTGATAGATAGATGCTCATTTATTTACTCTtgcaagaaaagaaagaaaatttaaaataaaacaaaaacatatgatttgagctaaccttgcatGAAAATCTGCTGGAACAGGACACCAACCTAGTACACGTATGTCTTGTGGAAGAATTCTATTCAATACCTTCACATAATCAATTTCTGTGGACAAAAAATCTTACTTAGAAAGAACAACTGTAAGAAAAGCTTAGGTGCAATTGAGACATCTACTAGGACAGGAATACATGAAATGCTTTTGATAGGGGAAAATTGATGTTTTCCCTGGATAGCAAGTCGATTAAACAACAAATCAGGTCATGCACTCCTTGTTGTCTACACTACTACAGGAATACAAAACAGAAGCGTACCAGATCTTTCATCTTGCATGTCCCCTCCAACATCCTTTATGTTCGATCGCAGATACAAGGAAATCACCTGCATGTTGAAAAATGGGTAAAACATCTCTTTCATGCATACACGTTCCAGGTAGCTTCACTGCTCCAGTTTCAACACAataccaaacaaaaaaaaaagaagaacaaatgATACAACTTAAAGTGGATACAGTCGACATTCTTTAAATCTCTGAGTaattaaattatttagaaaggAAAACAGATGCTTCTAGATGCGTAACAATGTTTCATGCAAGTTTAAAAAATCTAATTGCATTTTGGAGACCAGAAGTCCAAGACTATGAGTGTAACGGAAAGAAGGGAGAACTAAGTGATGTCATCCTAAGTCAGGTTTATCTGGCTTTGCCAAGTTACACAGTAATCACTCCTATAATCAGAAGCAACAAAGTATTTATTCAATAGACATGATTTCTTGTGATTCTGCTGCTACCTGTCCAGAAGCAGAAACTCCTTTGTCGGTTCTCCCACACCTCGAGTAACCTGATTCTTTTCTACTGCCAACCATAAGTTTTGCTCTTTCCAGTGCTTTGAAAATCTAAGACTGACAAAACATGAAGATAGAGCTTCTTGAGGAAACTTTCAATGACTTTGAAAATAGCAAAGCAAACAGCCCATCGGGAAAATTACCTCCACTGTTCGCTCTGTGTTACCTTCTGAAGAAAAGCCATAAAATCTGCACAGGAACAAGCAAAGTTATATGAAAGGGTGGGAGAAAAGACATATCACAAGTAATACAAGTTAACTAGTTAAGAACAGAGTGCAGATGCAGATGCCAACAGAAGATTAATATATTACAAAATTAGAGAAGGAACATTGgcttttatttaatattgtatATTGTATTTGTTTCAGATCAAACTTGAGCAGTTCAGTAACAACACTGAGTAAAAATGGTTTTATAGTACAGCAAAGTTTGATCTACAAAGAGACTCAGTTTAAGAAGAAAAAGCTCTTGACATTCAGCATTTAGTTTGCCTCCATTCGATCAGAGAGTAGTGCGATTCTAATGGAATAGTGATTCATCAGAAACTATTAAAGCCATGATTACCAACTCAAAAATTTACGAATAACAAAATGAATAAGCAAGCTAAATCAAGCATGCATATTTTATTCAGATTATAACAAACCTCTGGCCGAAGTACATGACTTTGAGAGCAACTAGTCGCTTTGAGCAGTGACTTAAAATCCCATCCTGGCAACCTGTGCATTATACAGAAAATTCAGTAGAAATCTACAGAATAATTGTAATGTAGTTAGTGTTTCCAAATAGTCAAGTGAAAGGAATCCTAAAAGACAAACCACAATGTGGGCATACTGGACATTTGTGAAAATGAAAGGAAACATCACTTGTCACAATAAAAATCATCCTAAAAGGCTAAAATAGGTATAGTTGCTGTATCTTCAGTAGCACCTCTTCTTTTGGTTCGTTTGTTTGAATCGTCAGGCAAACCATTCCCTTCCACATTTCTGTTGCACTGTGGTCAAAAGTAAATATATTAATTAGAATCGCTCTCGGTAAAAAAAACGAATTAGATCACATAAGAATTTGTTTGAAAATATGCACCTGTATTTCATTTTCTGTAGATATTACTGTCTGATCAAACGGAGTGCTCAAATCTTTTTCCAAAGGGCTACTTTGATGGAATTTCGCATCGTGATGTGCTTCTGGGTTACTTACATATAAACATGAACTGACAACTGCAACAGACCCAACACTATCGTCCTGTAGAAGAACAAAGTTAGGCAAAAGCATCAACAGCAAGAACCTCATGGTACACGATAGGAGTTCAAGGATGCAATACACCAAATTGTATGCAAATAGTACCAACATCAAGATAATTTAAATCCTACGTATGCAAATGAATTGTCCTAAAGTATTGTTTGAATCTTGTGTGCATGATATTCCACAAATTTATATGAGTATGCATATGGTGTTGAGGATTGCCATCAAGATATGTCGAAATTAGTTTTCAGATAACCATGGTCATGGGTAACTTAAGGCACACTAGTCCAATATAATCATAAAAACTGGACCTTCCTTTTAGCATGTATCTGGTGGCAGATAACCACTACAAGTTTCTCAAGTCTCGCTGTAATTCATGTCACCGCAGACATGGAATGCTATAACAAAGATTAACATGTTGTAACATTTTATAGACAGAAATCAACCTTAAAAAGAACGCCCTTATTGCCAAAGCCTGGAGGCAAGGCTATCACTAAGCTCAGATGAAGTCATTGCAGCAATTTCACCCTCGGCAGCTAACTGAATCGTTATAGATAGTGCCGCAGTCGCCATATTTCCTCAGAGATTTCTTATGATCCTACCTTTCAattaaaacaagaaaacaatagAACTACAAAGCTTTCATTTTCCAGCCAGCGAACTATGGAAGGAACAGCTACTGCTCTAGCCCATTGTGTCTGCATACCTTGAATCCGCAGGTACAGCTCGAAGCAACCTTGACCAGCCTCTGGTTCTCCCTCTCTAGCTCCTAGCCTCATCCAACCCAGCATTTGAGGAAGAAAAGATAAATATCACCCAATCCATCAAAGCAATTAGGCGAAGAAAGCAAGCACAGGCCACGACTGCGGCTAGGGTTCCACCTGCACGCGCATCCGCAGCGCGTTGAGCTcctcctgcagcgccgccgccgtctcggcctcggccgccgccatggtgcGGAGCCCTAGCCGCGCCCGGTAAGAGGAATCTGTGCTCGCGGCCGCTGCTACTATCCGCTACTGCCATTGTGTGTATTAACGGGTCCGGTTAGACAGGGGCACGTCGTACGGAATCGGACCCGTTAAGGGGAGAGGCGGGGCTTTGACAGTTTGTTTGACTGGTCAAATTGCGGCGGTTAGAATAACCTGCAGGGGATTACGGCGCCCGTTGCCTGATGCAGCAACGAACGAGGGAAGAAACGGGAGATCACCAGATAGATCCTGCTGACTCGGGCAGTCATCATCCCACTCCTCGATCACCGTGGCTCCGAGAGATCGTCCTCTATAAATACGAAGCCGCATCTCAATTCGATTCTCACAGCGAGAGCATCCAGCTGCAGACGAGCCTGTGTAGTGCGAGTTGGATAGGAAGCGGTTGGATCGCTCGATCGAGAATGGCGGGAGGCAAGGGCGCCCTGCTGCTGCGCATCGCCATCGTCTTGCTGGCGGTCGGGaatggcggcgcggaggcgaggaAGCAGGGGAAGGAGTCCCTGGGGTTCTACGAGCTGCGGCGGGGCGAGTTCTCCATGGTCGTCACCAACTGGGGCGCCACCATCCTCGCCGTCAGGATCCCCGACAAGAACGGTGAGTGAGCGCTTGCGCTGCTCgatccttcctccttcctcgccAATTTCGGTTTGATCCATCCATGCTCCCGCGAGGCGATCGAGTTGATCTTGGGTCTGTTTGCGCCCGCAGGGCACATCGGCGACGTCGTTCTTGGCTACAAGGACATCGGATCTTACGTGGTGAGTGAGATTAGCCGAGCTCCACGCATGTttatcaatcaatcaatcaccTTTGGGTTTCTGCTGTCGCGAGTTGAAAGGAAATTGTTTGTTAAATTAATGCTGGTGTGTTTGatttgaaaatgaaaaaaaaaacaagaacgaCACGACCTACTTTGGCGCGCTGGTGGGCCGCGTGGCGAACCGCATCGCCGGCGGGCGATTCACCATCCGGGACCGCCCCTACCACACGTTCCGGAACGACGGCAACAACACGCTCCACGGCGGCCACCGTGGGTTCGGCCAGGTGTTCTGGTCCGTCCGCGAGCGCGTCACCGGCGAGTTCCCGCACATCACCTTGTCGTACCGCAGCTACGACGGCGAGCAGGGGTTCCCGGGCGCCCTGGACGTGCTCGTCACCTACAAGATCGACGGCGACTACTCCTACAGCGTCACCATGTACGCCCGGCCGCTCGACAAGGCCACCCCCGTGAACCTGGCGCAGCACACGTACTGGAACCTCCGCGGCCACGGCAACGGCACCGTCCTCGGCCACGCCGTCCAGATCTTCGCGTCCGCGGTGACGCCCGTCGGCGGCGACCTCATCCCGACGGGCGCCGTCGCGCCCGTCGCCGGGACGCCCTTCGACTTCCGGGCCCCCGCGGCGCCCGGCGCGCGCATCGCCGAGGTGGCGGGCGGCTACGACATCAACTTCGTgctcgacggcgcggcggacggGCAGGGGGTGCGCAAGGTGGCGGTGGTCAGCGAGCCGGAGTCCGGCCGCGTGATGGAGCTGTGGGCGGACCAGCCCGGGCTGCAGTTCTACACCGGCAACTTCCTCAAGGGCGACCAGGGCAAGGGCGGCGCCGTCTACGCCAAGCACGGCGGGATGTGCCTCGAGACGCAGGACTACCCGGACGCCGTGCACGAGCCGGGCTTCCCCCGCGAGGTGTACCGCCCGGGCCAGCTCTACAAGCACTACATGCTCTACAAGTTCTCGCTCCAAAAATAGAGCTAGCCTGCTAGGATGCGATGAGAGTAATAAGGAGTTCGTCAAACTTGGTCCTCTGCTTAGCTTAGCTTAGAATTGTCCAGAATTTGTCGGAGTTGATTTCCGTGGGGATGAAACTAGATGTACATCTTTGGATGAACTATGATGTACCAAGTTTCAAACTTCTTTGAAACTTCAATATACGTTTTTGGACGAAATTTCACCGGTTTCAAAATCTAGCCATTTTCAACAAAGTTGCCCCCAATGAAACTATGGTCGCTCTCTCTATTTCTCCTGCTCCGTTGCAAAGAAGTGAGCATCGAAACTATAATTTTCATTCCCTCGAAAGAAATACCATTTTCGTATATAACACCAACATAGAAATGAAGACTTTCTCAAAAAAAGAAACATAGAAATGGAGACATAGTAGcccaatttgtcttttttttcaaGGAGAAATTCACACTTTTTTATGGGTTAAACTTTGTCCCAAAATAGTGCGCGCTGAGATCTTATGGGCGTTTTCTACAAAATGATAAGAAAAAAGTTATCACGTATTCAAAATAGTTGACAAATGTGTCTAGCATCACGCCAATAGTCCTGATGTTATACAAACCGCATATCAGTTTGCAGTTATCTAATTCGATTTGTGATGGCGGTATGACTACAAACAACCTAAGAATAACCATGCACTAGGCACGAGCACctgaacaaaagactaaccgaGCACGGTGGAGATAGAAATGCCACCACATAATCAGGTCCTCGCACAAACACAAGAACAGCTTTTGTCTAAGTTCCCTCGCAAAAAAAGCTTTTGTCTAAGTTACAATTCAAACAGCGCAGACAATTAGCTGCTTGTATGGAAagaatttctttaaaaaaaacaccTATGGCAATAAAGTTGTATTAGAGGTAACAGAACTCATTGGTAAATCAGAGTGGAATCAAAGGACCACTGACCACATGACATTCAATCATAACTTAGCAAGACTGGATATTCaagttatcaaaaaaaaaatcactatGTTCAAATCTTATTGACAAAAGATTATGGTGCTCATTTAAGGAGCTGGTGAAACATTTTTCTGATGTCTCACTGAATTCACATGCAATATTCATATTCATCACATAAAAAACTCAATGACAGAGTTCTCAGCAATGATGGTTTTCGATAATTTAAATCGCAATTTTGACAACTGGCGGTGGCCAACTCTTTGCGTCAGTTCATGTAACATGTTTAGGTCCTAACAGGGCCCGCAAAATTAGGTCCTAACAACAAAACCAGGAGCAATCATCACATGATCACTCTTCATCCTCATCACCAtcaccgcctccgcctccaccagaAGCCTTCTTTTGGTTCTTTCTCTTCACTCTTCCAAAACCAGGAGCAATCATCACATGATCACTCTTCATCCTCATCACCATCACCGCCTCCACCAGAAGCCTTCTTTTGGTTCTTTCTCTTCACTCTTCCAGGCTCACCACCACCGAGCGGGCTGGTAAGGGAGAAGTCAATGTGCTTCTCAGAGTCAACTCTGACCATGAATGAGGGAATGTTGACGAGCTGCCTCCCAACTCTGCGCAAAAAGATCAGATTCAAATCGGGAAGAACTAAATGCAATGGAAAATAGCACACAGCAACAGAAAACTTCATCTATAAATCGAAGGGCACATACAAAATATAATTGACAGTAGGATTTAGCAAAATCACCAAATCAGTGTGGATTCAAATTGAGAAACCCTTGCATGATTAAAGCTATTGTGCACAAATCAACTGTAAAATAAACTTATACAAGGTTCTGCACATGACATTGCTAAAGCTCAAGCAGAAACAAAAGGTTAGGACCTCAAATAAATAAACTAAGCTAAACAGGTTTCCACAGTTACGTACTTGTCGATCCAAATGACATTTATAGGCACTCAGAATGAAAAGGACATTGGAGTCATTGGCCATTTGACCTCATAGATACATTAGCAAAAGAAGTTCCTCACTGTGCCACCAAATGTATGAAAAACACCTTATTGCAAAAaaacaataaataaataaatgaagaAAGCCATAAATAAGAGTGTTATGTTTCAAAAGTGAAGAGACATCAGAGAAAATATGACTGCAACATTACACACAAAGTGTCTCAGACGACCGTCGTGAGTTGCATAAGGTTTCTCATCACATGGCCCAACAAACAGAACAATAGAGATAGTTTGGTTTGCAACGGCACTTAAAACTGTCAAACAATGACCATAAGAAATTGGCATTTGACCCTGACTTCACAATAATCCATGCAGATTCCAGACACTAAGCCATCTCAAGCAAATGCATTACAAACATAATCACAAGGTTTAGAAATGTTATGGTATACCTAATGTGGCGTTGCCTGATGAGCACACGAGCATGATGGATGGACTTTGCCATGCCATTCTTGAAGACAATTGTCTGAAGGCGACGCTGAAGGAAGTTCTCAACAGTGAGCGCAAGAACGTAATCAAGTTTGTTCTGGCCCTCACCGAGGAGACCGTAGC
This window contains:
- the LOC120692005 gene encoding 40S ribosomal protein S9-2 isoform X1, which translates into the protein MVHVSFYRNYGKTFKKPRRPYEKERLDAELKLVGEYGLRCKRELWRVQYALSRIRNAARELLTLDEKNPRRIFEGEALLRRMNRYGLLGEGQNKLDYVLALTVENFLQRRLQTIVFKNGMAKSIHHARVLIRQRHIRVGRQLVNIPSFMVRVDSEKHIDFSLTSPLGGGEPGRVKRKNQKKASGGGGDGDEDEE
- the LOC120692005 gene encoding 40S ribosomal protein S9-2 isoform X2, producing MVHVSFYRNYGKTFKKPRRPYEKERLDAELKLVGEYGLRCKRELWRVQYALSRIRNAARELLTLDEKNPRRIFEGEALLRRMNRYGLLGEGQNKLDYVLALTVENFLQRRLQTIVFKNGMAKSIHHARVLIRQRHIRVGRQLVNIPSFMVRVDSEKHIDFSLTSPLGGGEPGRVKRKNQKKASGGGGDGDEDEE
- the LOC120689785 gene encoding galactose mutarotase-like, producing the protein MQQRTREETGDHQIDPADSGSHHPTPRSPWLREIVLYKYEAASQFDSHSESIQLQTSLCSASWIGSGWIARSRMAGGKGALLLRIAIVLLAVGNGGAEARKQGKESLGFYELRRGEFSMVVTNWGATILAVRIPDKNGHIGDVVLGYKDIGSYVNDTTYFGALVGRVANRIAGGRFTIRDRPYHTFRNDGNNTLHGGHRGFGQVFWSVRERVTGEFPHITLSYRSYDGEQGFPGALDVLVTYKIDGDYSYSVTMYARPLDKATPVNLAQHTYWNLRGHGNGTVLGHAVQIFASAVTPVGGDLIPTGAVAPVAGTPFDFRAPAAPGARIAEVAGGYDINFVLDGAADGQGVRKVAVVSEPESGRVMELWADQPGLQFYTGNFLKGDQGKGGAVYAKHGGMCLETQDYPDAVHEPGFPREVYRPGQLYKHYMLYKFSLQK